In Granulicella cerasi, the following proteins share a genomic window:
- the tatC gene encoding twin-arginine translocase subunit TatC, giving the protein MAEDVLDRARNAVKDRADLPGMSLMQHLEELRNRILWALAYLLVGVIIAYCFHNRIIDFLQKPLLDIGQQMTMTHPTDALNLQIKASIVVGAILASPFILYQIWLFISPGMYAHEKKYVWPFMFTTIGLFLAGAWFGYRWVLPGAMKVLILEMGHNLNHMITIEDYTGFFLAVILGLGATFEMPILIFFLSLFGIVNAQFLLKHFRYAVLAIFLIAAIICPTPDPIGMCLFATPMLVLYFLGVFVAYFVHADTDARARWRMIGWAILAVAAIAAALWFVKPLHAHDAIIHFIQHTSRKR; this is encoded by the coding sequence ATGGCTGAGGACGTGCTCGACCGCGCCCGCAACGCCGTCAAGGACCGCGCTGACCTCCCCGGCATGAGCCTGATGCAGCACCTCGAGGAGCTGCGCAACCGCATCCTCTGGGCGCTTGCCTATCTCCTCGTCGGCGTCATCATCGCCTATTGCTTCCACAACCGCATCATCGACTTTCTGCAGAAGCCGCTGCTGGACATCGGGCAGCAGATGACGATGACGCATCCCACCGATGCGCTGAACCTGCAGATCAAAGCCTCGATCGTCGTCGGTGCGATCCTCGCCAGCCCGTTCATCCTGTACCAGATCTGGCTCTTCATCTCGCCCGGCATGTATGCGCACGAGAAGAAGTACGTCTGGCCCTTCATGTTCACCACCATTGGCCTCTTCCTCGCAGGCGCATGGTTCGGCTATCGCTGGGTGCTGCCCGGAGCCATGAAGGTGCTCATTCTGGAGATGGGCCACAACCTCAATCACATGATTACGATTGAGGACTACACAGGGTTCTTCCTCGCAGTGATCCTCGGCCTCGGCGCGACGTTCGAAATGCCGATCCTGATCTTCTTCCTGTCGCTCTTCGGCATCGTCAACGCGCAGTTCCTGCTCAAACACTTCCGCTACGCCGTGCTGGCGATCTTCCTGATCGCCGCGATCATCTGCCCCACGCCCGATCCCATCGGCATGTGTCTCTTCGCCACGCCGATGCTGGTGCTCTACTTCCTCGGGGTGTTCGTGGCGTACTTCGTCCACGCAGACACCGACGCCCGCGCGCGCTGGAGAATGATCGGCTGGGCGATCCTCGCGGTCGCTGCCATCGCCGCTGCGCTGTGGTTCGTCAAACCTCTCCACGCACATGACGCGATCATCCACTTCATTCAACACACCAGCAGGAAGCGCTAG
- a CDS encoding SH3 domain-containing protein: protein MVVLGLASSIMLGGCSRFRKHSGPSKYVYVTAKEATLRDRIAAVSNRTGVVQNGEKLTVLEHQRRFIKVQAPSGIVGWLDEKLTADQALMDTFDELKQQHLNDAVVAKAVTRDEAVLHIAPGRSTEHFFRLNEGDTMSLIQRATVVKPLPPGQAPPHVDPSDPTSPIAPPTMEDWWLVRDSKGQTGWIYSRLIDVSEPDALARYAEGQRIVGAYVLATVNDPESGVMNNGVTVTEIPEYVTVLAPYKAGLPYDFDQVRVFTWNHNKHRYETAFREKNIEGYLPVVVTKGKDPYGKSAMAAMELPIFKYHTLAADSPAPVPDPKTGIVKPGKLIEKTYRLEETTVRRILPPNTQKPDEAHPVVEEKKDKKAKAGRKRR from the coding sequence GTGGTAGTACTGGGTCTGGCGTCGTCGATCATGCTCGGCGGATGCTCGCGTTTTCGCAAGCACAGCGGACCCTCCAAGTACGTTTACGTCACAGCCAAAGAAGCTACGCTGCGCGATCGCATCGCTGCGGTGTCCAACCGCACGGGCGTGGTGCAGAACGGCGAGAAGCTGACGGTGCTCGAGCACCAGCGCCGCTTCATCAAGGTGCAGGCGCCGAGCGGCATCGTGGGCTGGCTGGATGAGAAGCTCACCGCAGATCAGGCGCTCATGGACACCTTTGATGAGCTCAAACAGCAGCATCTGAACGATGCTGTTGTCGCCAAGGCCGTGACTCGCGATGAAGCGGTGCTGCACATCGCGCCGGGCCGGTCGACCGAACATTTTTTCCGCTTGAATGAAGGCGACACGATGAGCCTGATTCAGCGTGCGACGGTGGTGAAGCCGCTACCGCCGGGGCAGGCGCCTCCGCATGTTGATCCGAGCGATCCCACGTCCCCGATTGCTCCGCCGACGATGGAAGACTGGTGGCTGGTGCGCGACAGCAAGGGGCAGACCGGCTGGATCTACTCGCGTCTGATCGATGTCAGCGAGCCGGACGCGCTGGCGCGCTACGCCGAAGGGCAGCGCATCGTGGGTGCCTATGTGCTGGCGACGGTGAACGATCCGGAATCAGGCGTGATGAACAACGGCGTCACGGTGACGGAGATTCCCGAGTACGTGACCGTGCTTGCACCGTACAAAGCGGGGCTGCCGTATGACTTTGATCAGGTGCGCGTCTTCACCTGGAACCACAACAAACATCGTTATGAGACCGCGTTCCGCGAGAAGAACATCGAAGGCTATCTACCGGTGGTCGTGACCAAGGGCAAGGACCCGTACGGCAAGTCCGCGATGGCGGCGATGGAGCTTCCGATCTTCAAATACCACACGCTGGCAGCGGATTCGCCCGCGCCTGTGCCTGATCCGAAGACAGGCATTGTGAAGCCGGGCAAGCTGATCGAGAAGACGTATCGCCTGGAAGAGACGACCGTACGTCGGATTCTGCCGCCGAACACGCAGAAGCCTGACGAAGCGCACCCTGTGGTGGAAGAGAAGAAGGACAAGAAAGCCAAGGCTGGCAGAAAGCGGCGGTAG
- a CDS encoding M28 family peptidase has translation MNLLRTLAAALALTTTTLASAQGHPVSGAKVMDLTKQYLAAAPHRAIGTPGHEAAEKFIRDHFATEASKGNLVVDKFTAHTPVGMQPMTNYIAKFPGKKDGVIVLASHYETNYPLQSIGFVGANDGACTTALLIALGDYYRTHPPQGYSVWLVFDDGEEAVGKEGMVPSDSLYGVRHLAAKWSGDGTIGKIKAFVVADMLGWKSMNIDREGNSTPWLLDLLAKAAKTTGHSSSVFANEMTIEDDHIPFKQRGVPVLDVICYEYGPYEQNRGDYAFHHTAKDTIDKLSVASLQTSADLFVELVKLIDQH, from the coding sequence ATGAACCTACTTCGCACCCTCGCTGCTGCTCTCGCACTGACCACCACCACACTCGCCTCGGCACAGGGACATCCTGTGTCTGGCGCGAAGGTGATGGACCTGACGAAGCAATACCTCGCCGCCGCGCCGCATCGTGCGATCGGCACGCCCGGACACGAAGCCGCAGAGAAATTCATCCGCGACCACTTTGCGACGGAGGCTTCCAAGGGCAATCTCGTCGTCGATAAGTTCACCGCACACACCCCCGTCGGCATGCAGCCGATGACGAATTACATCGCCAAATTCCCGGGCAAGAAGGACGGCGTGATCGTACTGGCCTCTCACTACGAGACCAACTATCCGCTGCAGAGCATCGGCTTCGTCGGCGCTAACGACGGTGCCTGCACCACTGCACTGCTCATCGCACTCGGCGACTACTACCGTACGCATCCGCCGCAGGGCTATAGCGTTTGGCTGGTGTTCGACGACGGCGAAGAAGCCGTTGGCAAGGAAGGCATGGTGCCGAGCGATTCGCTGTACGGCGTGCGCCACCTCGCAGCAAAGTGGTCCGGCGATGGAACGATCGGCAAGATCAAAGCCTTCGTCGTCGCTGACATGCTCGGCTGGAAGAGCATGAACATCGACCGCGAAGGCAACTCGACCCCCTGGCTGCTGGACCTGCTGGCGAAGGCTGCAAAGACCACCGGCCACAGCTCGTCCGTTTTCGCCAACGAGATGACGATCGAAGACGATCACATCCCCTTCAAGCAGCGTGGTGTGCCGGTGCTGGACGTCATCTGCTACGAGTACGGCCCCTACGAGCAGAACCGTGGCGACTACGCCTTCCACCACACCGCGAAGGACACGATCGACAAGCTCTCCGTAGCTTCACTCCAGACCTCTGCTGATCTTTTCGTTGAACTCGTGAAGCTCATCGACCAGCACTAA
- a CDS encoding TerC/Alx family metal homeostasis membrane protein encodes MTPISHWLWFHVAVVALMLAEFGLHRLFPDPHRKAVWATVLWTVAALALAAILLPLYGHAHATEYVASWAIEEALSVDNLFVFLLLFKTFTIPEDRQPKVLFWGVAGAIVMRGAFIAGGLSLLARFHWVEYVFGALLLAAAVKLLKPEDDSEGNEVSQPTWLRWLTRVHPVSPRTDTFSARETVGGKLVWMPTTLLLALIAVELTDVVFALDSIPAVLSITRIPFIAYTSNIMAVMGLRSLYVLLAAMLKSLRFMHYGLAALLAFAAVKMLAVHWIEIGPLASLGVIAVVLAITVGTSVAFRQKQA; translated from the coding sequence GTGACTCCTATCTCCCACTGGCTCTGGTTCCACGTCGCCGTCGTCGCGCTGATGCTGGCCGAGTTCGGCTTGCACCGCCTGTTCCCCGACCCGCACCGCAAGGCCGTCTGGGCCACAGTACTCTGGACCGTCGCCGCGCTCGCGCTCGCAGCCATTCTGCTACCGCTGTACGGCCACGCGCACGCCACCGAATACGTTGCGAGCTGGGCCATCGAGGAAGCGCTCTCCGTCGATAACCTCTTCGTCTTCCTGCTGCTCTTCAAGACCTTCACCATTCCTGAAGACCGCCAGCCCAAAGTCCTCTTCTGGGGCGTCGCCGGAGCCATCGTCATGCGCGGCGCGTTCATCGCCGGCGGTCTCTCGCTGCTCGCGCGCTTCCATTGGGTCGAATACGTCTTCGGCGCGCTTCTTCTCGCTGCCGCCGTCAAGCTCCTGAAACCCGAGGACGACTCTGAGGGTAATGAAGTCAGCCAGCCCACGTGGCTCCGCTGGCTCACTCGGGTTCACCCTGTCTCGCCGCGCACAGACACGTTCTCAGCCCGCGAAACAGTAGGCGGCAAGCTCGTATGGATGCCCACCACGCTCCTGCTCGCGCTCATCGCCGTGGAACTCACCGACGTCGTCTTCGCGCTCGACTCGATCCCCGCGGTGCTCTCGATCACGCGCATTCCCTTCATCGCCTACACCTCAAACATCATGGCTGTGATGGGTCTCCGCTCGCTTTACGTGCTGCTCGCCGCGATGCTGAAGAGCCTCCGCTTCATGCACTACGGCCTCGCCGCACTGCTCGCCTTCGCTGCGGTAAAGATGCTCGCCGTCCACTGGATCGAAATCGGCCCGCTGGCTTCGCTCGGCGTGATCGCGGTGGTGCTGGCGATCACCGTCGGCACCTCGGTCGCGTTCCGGCAGAAACAAGCGTAG
- the ubiE gene encoding bifunctional demethylmenaquinone methyltransferase/2-methoxy-6-polyprenyl-1,4-benzoquinol methylase UbiE — protein sequence MPTETTGARTANERTQAEAAQNVQAMFNSIAPKYDLLNHLISMGLDRRWWRKTARAFTPVLKNPDARILDICCGTGDQTSALLAARPANAARLTGLDFSAQMLDRARCKYATEPIDWIEGDAMHLPFPDNSFDLVTSAFGFRNLTDYAAGLREIARVLKPGGRIGVLEANQPEGAKALAYNLYFSQIAPLIGGMISGDRAAYKYLPDSVRRFPRPPKMLALMAEAGFVDAHWDGYLLHSAGLYRGTKA from the coding sequence ATGCCTACCGAAACCACTGGCGCACGCACCGCCAACGAACGCACCCAGGCCGAAGCCGCACAAAACGTGCAGGCGATGTTCAACTCCATCGCGCCCAAGTACGATCTGCTGAACCACCTCATCAGCATGGGCCTCGACCGCCGCTGGTGGCGCAAAACCGCCCGCGCCTTCACGCCGGTACTGAAGAACCCCGACGCGCGCATCCTCGACATCTGCTGCGGCACCGGCGACCAGACCTCCGCGCTACTAGCCGCGCGCCCTGCCAATGCAGCCCGACTCACCGGCCTCGATTTCTCGGCACAGATGCTCGACCGCGCCCGCTGCAAGTACGCCACCGAGCCGATTGACTGGATCGAAGGCGACGCCATGCACCTGCCCTTCCCCGACAACTCATTCGATCTCGTCACCTCGGCCTTCGGCTTCCGCAACCTCACCGACTACGCCGCTGGCCTGCGCGAGATCGCCCGCGTGCTTAAGCCCGGCGGCCGCATCGGCGTCCTCGAAGCTAATCAGCCCGAAGGCGCCAAGGCGCTCGCCTACAACCTCTACTTCTCGCAGATCGCCCCCCTCATCGGCGGCATGATCTCCGGCGACCGCGCGGCCTACAAGTACCTGCCCGACTCCGTGCGCCGCTTCCCGCGCCCGCCCAAGATGCTCGCCCTCATGGCCGAAGCCGGCTTCGTCGACGCCCACTGGGACGGCTACCTGCTCCACTCCGCTGGCCTTTACCGCGGCACCAAGGCGTAG
- a CDS encoding lactonase family protein, with product MSRVAALSVLAVVPAFVGCGAFFQCEGKASCTTSTSTTSNVIFAGNSYSGSTYLDAYGNTTGTLAKVSGAPFSLSYTPTAMVVRSGNGYLYVAGTNGNIYSYVLSSAGVPSSGTAQYTQNYSQVDLAISPDGNWLFSVDSSTSTSPELYVYSFGTSGALSLTAAIPLTDSTGYTIVPKQIRVSPDNTYVAVAMGSGGVEVFPFTTSSGTLGNPNYVNTQSSADGDNAITWDGSHNLYIARSTNATTYSVLVYAAASNTVTTSVPSTYLTGTSPSALAFSSGYGYLYAANKGDSTISIFSQSSGALTSVGTVNAPSSVSSLTLDKSTSYLVASGYNSSAGLEVFLIGSSGGLTLQSTTESTGTSTSIAPALAATH from the coding sequence GTGAGCAGGGTGGCAGCGCTGAGCGTGTTGGCGGTGGTGCCGGCTTTTGTGGGATGCGGGGCTTTCTTCCAGTGCGAAGGCAAGGCAAGCTGCACCACATCGACGAGCACGACCTCGAACGTGATCTTCGCGGGCAATAGCTACTCCGGCAGCACCTACCTGGACGCCTACGGCAATACGACGGGCACGCTGGCCAAGGTGTCTGGCGCACCATTTTCGCTTTCCTACACGCCGACGGCGATGGTCGTTCGCAGCGGCAACGGCTACTTGTATGTAGCGGGTACGAACGGCAATATCTACTCCTACGTGCTGAGTTCTGCCGGTGTGCCCAGCAGCGGCACGGCCCAGTACACGCAGAATTACAGCCAGGTGGACCTAGCGATTTCGCCGGATGGCAACTGGCTCTTCTCGGTAGACAGCTCTACGTCGACTTCGCCGGAGTTGTACGTATACAGCTTCGGAACGAGCGGCGCTCTGTCGCTGACGGCCGCGATTCCGCTGACGGATTCGACCGGGTATACGATCGTGCCGAAGCAGATTCGCGTCTCGCCGGACAATACTTACGTGGCGGTAGCGATGGGCTCGGGCGGCGTGGAGGTCTTTCCGTTCACGACCTCCAGCGGCACGCTCGGTAACCCGAATTATGTGAATACGCAGTCTTCTGCAGATGGCGATAACGCAATTACGTGGGATGGCAGCCACAATCTTTACATCGCGCGCTCGACGAATGCGACGACGTATTCGGTGTTGGTGTACGCCGCCGCATCGAACACGGTGACGACTTCCGTGCCTTCGACCTACCTAACGGGCACGAGCCCGTCTGCGCTGGCGTTCTCTTCGGGTTACGGCTACTTGTACGCGGCGAACAAGGGCGACAGCACGATCTCGATCTTCTCGCAGTCGAGCGGTGCGCTCACGAGCGTGGGCACCGTGAATGCGCCGTCGTCGGTTTCGTCACTGACGCTGGACAAGAGCACCAGCTACCTGGTGGCCTCGGGTTACAACTCGAGCGCGGGGCTGGAGGTCTTCCTGATCGGTTCGAGCGGCGGATTGACCCTGCAGTCGACGACCGAGTCCACGGGCACCAGTACTTCCATTGCACCTGCGCTTGCGGCAACCCACTAG
- a CDS encoding DoxX family protein, producing MSRTTTAQDITRIAMGAALAGAGITHLTVAREEFKNQVPPWMPFDTDAVVLASGVGEIALGTALALAPEKLRPLAGCAAAGFFAAIFPGNLAQYTERRNAFGLDTDKKRFGRLFFQPVLIGLALWSAGTIAKKRKRLF from the coding sequence ATGTCGCGAACCACTACCGCGCAGGACATCACCCGCATCGCCATGGGCGCAGCCCTCGCCGGAGCCGGCATTACGCATCTCACTGTCGCGCGCGAGGAGTTCAAGAACCAGGTTCCGCCGTGGATGCCCTTTGACACCGATGCGGTCGTGCTCGCCTCTGGCGTTGGCGAAATCGCCCTGGGCACGGCGCTCGCACTTGCGCCCGAAAAACTTCGTCCGCTCGCAGGCTGTGCGGCCGCAGGCTTCTTCGCTGCGATCTTTCCCGGCAACCTCGCGCAGTACACCGAACGCCGTAACGCCTTCGGCCTCGACACCGACAAGAAACGCTTCGGGCGCCTCTTCTTCCAGCCAGTGCTCATCGGCCTCGCGCTCTGGTCGGCAGGCACCATCGCCAAGAAGCGCAAACGCCTCTTCTGA
- the aroB gene encoding 3-dehydroquinate synthase, with protein sequence MSTAIEVRTPSANYTVHIGPGLLADLAQRIAALHTTPKAKLFVVTSPVIWSHWSERFLASFGGTQPVVLQVLAGEQYKRFSTLESLAEQLAEHGADRDSILIAFGGGVLGDMTGFLAAIYMRGIRYVQVPTTALAQIDSSVGGKTGANLAAGKNLIGSFHHPLAVFADIDTLSTLPENELRAGLQESVKAGIIRDRELFDYMEAHTAAILAGNHEALTRVIADSVQMKVNVVAEDEFETGVRMLLNLGHTLGHAIEAATRYEQLLHGEAIAWGMIAATSIAQKRGMVTSAQVERITNLVRAYGPLKPFTADVHELVSLTAKDKKNRSDSRRFILPVGIGDATVVRDVTEAELTVATEELFAQMPTREDLAEANA encoded by the coding sequence ATGTCCACCGCGATCGAAGTCCGCACGCCGTCCGCCAACTACACCGTCCACATCGGTCCCGGCCTGCTCGCGGACCTCGCCCAGCGCATCGCCGCGCTCCACACCACGCCCAAGGCGAAGCTCTTCGTCGTCACCTCGCCCGTCATCTGGTCGCACTGGTCCGAGCGCTTCCTCGCCTCCTTCGGCGGCACTCAGCCAGTCGTGCTGCAGGTGCTCGCCGGCGAGCAGTACAAGCGCTTCTCCACCCTCGAGTCCCTCGCCGAACAGCTTGCCGAACACGGCGCTGATCGCGACTCGATCCTCATCGCCTTCGGAGGCGGCGTCCTCGGCGACATGACCGGCTTCCTCGCCGCCATCTACATGCGTGGCATCCGCTACGTGCAGGTGCCCACCACGGCGCTCGCGCAGATCGACTCCTCCGTCGGCGGCAAGACCGGCGCAAACCTCGCGGCAGGCAAGAACCTCATCGGCAGCTTCCACCACCCGCTCGCCGTCTTCGCCGACATTGATACCCTCTCCACGCTGCCCGAAAACGAACTCCGCGCAGGCCTGCAGGAGTCCGTCAAAGCCGGCATCATCCGCGATCGCGAGCTCTTCGACTACATGGAGGCGCACACCGCCGCCATCCTCGCCGGCAATCACGAAGCCCTCACCCGCGTCATCGCCGACAGCGTGCAGATGAAGGTCAACGTCGTCGCCGAAGACGAGTTCGAAACCGGCGTCCGCATGTTGCTCAACCTCGGCCACACGCTCGGCCACGCCATCGAAGCCGCCACACGCTACGAGCAGCTCCTCCACGGCGAAGCCATCGCCTGGGGCATGATCGCCGCCACCTCCATCGCGCAGAAGCGCGGCATGGTCACCAGCGCACAGGTCGAGCGCATCACGAACCTCGTCCGCGCCTACGGCCCGCTCAAGCCCTTCACCGCCGACGTGCACGAACTCGTCTCACTCACCGCCAAGGACAAGAAGAACCGCAGCGACTCGCGCCGCTTCATCCTGCCCGTCGGCATCGGCGACGCCACCGTCGTCCGCGACGTCACCGAAGCCGAGCTCACCGTGGCCACAGAAGAGCTCTTCGCCCAGATGCCCACCCGCGAAGACCTCGCCGAAGCGAACGCCTGA
- a CDS encoding SDR family oxidoreductase yields MADIQGKVVVITGASSGIGAVTAKELAKQGAVVVLGARRKDRLDALVSEIEAAGGKALAVACDVVKRADLEALVAAGVKAFGKIDVIVNNAGIMPLSPLSELRVEEWEQTIDVNVKGVLYGIAAALPVFEKQGSGHFVNISSVAGIRAFPMAAVYCGSKWAVGAITETLRQECVGKNIRTTVILPGAFETELGNTITHKETAEQMGHFMQVAQPPQAIAEAIAYAIGQPAGVAVNELVVRPAAQFV; encoded by the coding sequence ATGGCTGACATTCAAGGCAAGGTTGTAGTGATTACGGGCGCGAGCAGCGGCATTGGCGCGGTGACGGCGAAGGAGTTGGCGAAGCAGGGTGCGGTGGTCGTGCTCGGTGCGCGTCGCAAAGACCGGCTGGATGCTCTCGTGAGCGAGATCGAAGCCGCTGGTGGCAAGGCTCTGGCAGTGGCCTGCGATGTGGTGAAGCGTGCTGATCTTGAGGCGCTTGTGGCTGCGGGCGTGAAGGCGTTTGGGAAGATCGATGTGATCGTGAACAACGCAGGCATCATGCCGCTGTCGCCGCTGAGCGAACTGCGCGTGGAGGAGTGGGAGCAGACGATCGACGTAAACGTGAAGGGCGTGCTGTATGGCATTGCCGCAGCGCTGCCGGTGTTTGAAAAGCAGGGCAGCGGGCACTTTGTGAATATCTCGTCCGTGGCGGGGATCCGCGCGTTTCCGATGGCGGCGGTGTACTGCGGCTCGAAGTGGGCTGTGGGGGCGATCACCGAGACGCTGCGGCAGGAGTGTGTGGGCAAGAACATTCGCACTACGGTGATTCTGCCGGGTGCGTTTGAGACTGAATTGGGCAATACGATCACGCACAAGGAAACTGCTGAGCAGATGGGGCACTTCATGCAGGTGGCGCAACCGCCGCAGGCGATCGCTGAGGCGATTGCATATGCGATCGGTCAGCCTGCTGGTGTGGCTGTGAACGAGCTAGTGGTTCGGCCCGCTGCGCAGTTTGTGTAG
- a CDS encoding twin-arginine translocase TatA/TatE family subunit, with protein sequence MPSFSDNIFIFVLALLLFGPKRLPKLARELGKWVGEFRRASNDFKMQMEDELRSSEQAERDRKISAMEAAAPATPALDEPKPAESTESRYLTLDSPERSMEAATPVEALPEPAPAEAPTEPLPIASSGELNLMPPATGLPQGRSPRATTASSDPLGGLIDSIPVADENKENHHG encoded by the coding sequence ATGCCCAGTTTTTCTGACAACATCTTCATCTTCGTGCTGGCGCTGCTGCTCTTCGGCCCGAAGCGCCTGCCCAAGCTCGCCCGCGAACTCGGCAAATGGGTTGGCGAATTCCGCCGCGCGTCCAACGACTTCAAGATGCAGATGGAAGACGAACTTCGCTCCAGCGAGCAGGCCGAGCGCGACAGGAAGATTTCCGCCATGGAAGCCGCAGCGCCCGCCACGCCCGCTCTTGACGAACCCAAGCCTGCGGAGTCCACGGAGTCGCGTTACCTCACGCTCGACTCCCCCGAGCGCTCGATGGAAGCGGCCACGCCTGTGGAAGCGCTGCCCGAACCAGCACCCGCGGAAGCGCCCACCGAACCTCTTCCCATCGCCTCTTCCGGCGAGTTGAACCTGATGCCGCCCGCCACCGGGCTTCCGCAGGGACGCTCGCCTCGCGCCACGACCGCATCCTCCGACCCTCTCGGCGGCCTTATCGACTCCATCCCCGTCGCCGACGAGAACAAGGAGAACCACCATGGCTGA